A portion of the Streptomyces erythrochromogenes genome contains these proteins:
- a CDS encoding SDR family oxidoreductase produces MELKNAVAVVTGANRGLGRHLAAQLVEHGAKVYAAARRPETVDLPGVRPLRLDVTDQESIREAARIASDATLLINNAGVSTGATLVGGDLDEVRREMETNFFGPLAATRAFAPVIEGNGGGAVLNVLSALSWFHPADLGSYAASKAAAWALSDASREELAPRGITVSALHVGYMDTDMAAGVPADQKVAAADVAAQALHGIETGLPEILADETSRYVKQSLSAAPQPNAG; encoded by the coding sequence ATGGAACTCAAGAACGCGGTCGCGGTGGTCACCGGCGCCAACCGGGGCCTCGGGCGGCACCTGGCCGCCCAGCTCGTGGAGCATGGCGCCAAGGTGTACGCGGCGGCCCGCCGTCCCGAGACGGTCGACCTGCCGGGCGTCCGCCCACTGCGCCTCGACGTGACGGATCAGGAGTCGATACGGGAGGCCGCCCGCATCGCGTCGGACGCGACGCTTCTGATCAACAACGCGGGCGTCTCCACCGGCGCGACGCTGGTCGGCGGCGACCTGGACGAGGTACGTCGCGAGATGGAGACCAACTTCTTCGGCCCGCTCGCCGCCACACGGGCCTTCGCCCCTGTCATCGAGGGCAACGGCGGCGGCGCCGTACTCAACGTCCTGTCCGCCCTGTCCTGGTTCCACCCGGCAGACCTCGGCTCCTACGCGGCTTCCAAGGCCGCCGCCTGGGCGCTGAGCGACGCGAGTCGCGAGGAACTGGCGCCCCGCGGGATCACCGTCTCGGCGCTGCACGTCGGCTACATGGACACCGACATGGCCGCCGGCGTGCCCGCCGATCAGAAGGTCGCCGCCGCCGACGTCGCGGCCCAGGCCCTTCACGGCATCGAGACCGGCCTGCCCGAGATCCTCGCCGACGAGACCAGCAGGTACGTCAAGCAGAGCCTGTCCGCGGCGCCCCAGCCGAACGCGGGCTGA
- a CDS encoding TetR/AcrR family transcriptional regulator, with the protein MGRVSQAQAEENRRRVVDTASRLFREQGTHVSVADLMKAAGLTHGAFYKQFASKEALVDEVTAHVFDEIARRNVAGLDRHDGQRDVAQRALIDAYLSVEHRDNAADGCPVAALATDIARGPEGREARRTYAEGVADFAAFLAPAEAVGGGEGGLARLCTLVGALVLSRAAQGSPLSEEILAAAHAALTEAG; encoded by the coding sequence ATGGGCCGCGTATCGCAGGCGCAGGCGGAGGAAAATCGCCGGCGGGTGGTGGACACCGCGTCGCGGCTGTTCCGGGAGCAGGGCACCCACGTCAGCGTCGCCGATCTCATGAAGGCGGCCGGCCTCACCCACGGCGCCTTCTACAAGCAGTTCGCCTCCAAGGAGGCGCTCGTCGATGAGGTCACCGCCCACGTCTTCGATGAGATCGCACGGCGCAACGTGGCCGGGCTCGATCGGCACGACGGGCAGCGGGATGTCGCTCAGCGGGCCCTGATCGACGCCTACCTCTCCGTCGAACACCGTGACAACGCGGCGGACGGCTGCCCGGTCGCGGCTCTCGCCACCGATATCGCGCGCGGACCCGAAGGCCGCGAGGCGCGCCGTACCTACGCGGAGGGCGTGGCCGACTTCGCCGCGTTCCTCGCCCCCGCCGAGGCCGTCGGGGGCGGCGAGGGCGGCCTCGCTCGGCTGTGCACCCTGGTTGGTGCTCTGGTCCTGTCCCGGGCCGCCCAGGGCTCCCCGCTCTCCGAGGAGATCCTCGCCGCCGCGCACGCGGCCCTGACGGAAGCCGGCTGA
- a CDS encoding helix-turn-helix domain-containing protein, translated as MASLNVGNLGEYLREQRRQAQLSLRQLAEAAGVSNPYLSQIERGLRKPSADILQQLAKALRISAETLYVQAGILDERDRDEVETRAVILADPSINERQKQVLLQIYESFRKENALDAPAVPAGPDTPGTPGMTDTPDKPADEMPPKTD; from the coding sequence ATGGCATCGCTCAACGTCGGAAACCTCGGCGAATACCTCCGTGAGCAACGGCGGCAGGCGCAGCTTTCGCTGCGGCAGCTGGCCGAGGCCGCGGGAGTGTCGAATCCGTACCTGAGCCAGATCGAGCGCGGGCTGCGCAAGCCGAGCGCGGACATCCTCCAGCAGCTGGCCAAGGCGCTGCGGATCTCCGCGGAGACGCTGTACGTGCAGGCCGGGATCCTGGACGAGCGGGACCGCGACGAGGTGGAGACGCGAGCCGTCATACTCGCCGACCCGTCGATCAACGAGCGGCAGAAGCAGGTGCTGCTCCAGATCTACGAGTCGTTCCGCAAGGAGAACGCGCTCGACGCGCCCGCCGTTCCCGCCGGGCCGGACACGCCCGGCACACCCGGCATGACGGACACGCCCGACAAGCCCGCCGACGAGATGCCGCCTAAGACCGACTGA
- a CDS encoding DUF2516 family protein gives MLMDGFDRGVVPLLGLAMLVLAVVAFGFALLARDDAYRAADKQSKTFWLVILGITVLVDAFLGMLFLQIAGLVATIVFFVDVRPALKQVSGGGRRSGGSSSDGPYGPYNGGR, from the coding sequence ATGTTGATGGACGGGTTCGATCGAGGGGTGGTCCCGCTGCTCGGGCTCGCCATGCTGGTGCTCGCGGTGGTGGCCTTCGGGTTCGCGCTGCTGGCCCGTGACGACGCGTACCGGGCGGCCGACAAGCAGAGCAAGACCTTCTGGCTGGTCATCCTCGGCATCACCGTGCTCGTGGACGCCTTCCTGGGGATGCTCTTCCTCCAGATCGCGGGCCTGGTGGCGACCATCGTGTTCTTCGTGGACGTACGACCCGCCCTCAAGCAGGTCTCGGGCGGCGGCCGCCGCAGCGGTGGCAGCAGCAGCGACGGGCCGTACGGCCCCTACAACGGCGGCCGGTAA
- a CDS encoding PP2C family protein-serine/threonine phosphatase: protein MPVPVPRQRDTPATESGQAVLHTAAPPASIGAGVAQATPQTTALTLLVIEDDPAGGLTVPEILDADGHRIRLRTARNLTEAERLLTPDVHCILLDLSLPGSGNGSGNGTGPRVAGGATTTATLDQQLAVLHQVLRLAPRHAVLVLTDEDDAERAAEAVRVGAQDFLFRDELDGRLLSRAIRYAVERKRADIAQYKLAESKLRAQENARLERGLLPTPLLEGSDLRFAARYRPGRSRALLGGDFYDTVRTPDGTVHAMIGDVCGHGPDEAALGVELRIAWRALTLAGLCGDDLLATLQEVLEVERPCEEIFATLCTVDIAPDGRRAGLCLAGHPAPLISRPGRRAQLLPYENSGPALGLLPRARWPRRQVELGGTWSLMLYTDGLIEGRIGEGKERLGQDGMVEMINRHLDRGLSGEGLLEASVTEARRLNGGELTDDVAVVLLSRAEG from the coding sequence ATGCCCGTACCCGTACCGCGGCAGAGGGACACCCCCGCCACGGAGAGCGGTCAGGCCGTTCTGCACACCGCCGCACCGCCCGCCTCCATCGGTGCCGGTGTCGCGCAGGCGACCCCTCAGACCACCGCCCTGACCCTCCTGGTCATCGAGGACGACCCCGCCGGCGGGCTCACCGTCCCCGAGATCCTCGACGCCGACGGCCACCGCATCCGGCTCCGCACCGCCCGCAACCTCACCGAGGCCGAGCGGCTGCTCACCCCCGACGTGCACTGCATCCTGCTCGACCTGTCCCTCCCCGGAAGCGGAAACGGAAGCGGAAACGGAACCGGCCCCCGCGTCGCCGGCGGAGCCACGACCACCGCCACCCTGGACCAGCAGCTCGCCGTCCTCCACCAGGTGCTGCGCCTCGCGCCCCGCCACGCCGTCCTCGTCCTCACCGACGAGGACGACGCCGAGCGCGCCGCCGAGGCCGTCCGCGTCGGCGCCCAGGACTTCCTCTTCCGGGACGAGCTGGACGGCCGCCTGCTGAGCCGCGCCATCCGCTACGCCGTGGAGAGAAAACGGGCCGACATCGCCCAGTACAAGCTTGCAGAATCGAAACTGCGCGCCCAGGAGAACGCCCGCCTGGAGCGCGGCCTGCTCCCCACCCCCCTCCTGGAGGGCTCCGATCTGCGCTTCGCCGCCCGCTACCGCCCCGGCCGCAGCCGGGCCCTCCTCGGCGGCGACTTCTACGACACCGTCCGCACGCCCGACGGCACCGTCCACGCCATGATCGGCGACGTCTGCGGCCACGGCCCGGACGAAGCCGCCCTCGGCGTCGAGCTCCGCATCGCCTGGCGCGCCCTGACCCTGGCCGGGCTGTGCGGCGACGACCTGCTGGCCACCCTCCAGGAGGTGCTGGAGGTGGAGCGCCCCTGCGAGGAGATATTCGCGACGCTGTGCACCGTCGACATCGCCCCGGACGGCCGCCGCGCGGGCCTGTGCCTGGCCGGCCATCCGGCCCCGCTGATCTCCCGTCCGGGCCGCCGCGCGCAGCTCCTCCCGTACGAGAACAGCGGCCCGGCCCTCGGGCTGCTGCCCCGGGCCCGCTGGCCGCGCCGGCAGGTCGAGCTCGGCGGCACCTGGAGCCTGATGCTCTACACCGACGGCCTCATCGAGGGGCGGATCGGTGAGGGCAAGGAACGCCTGGGCCAGGACGGCATGGTCGAGATGATCAACCGCCACCTGGACCGCGGTCTGAGCGGCGAAGGGCTGCTGGAGGCCTCCGTCACCGAGGCCCGCCGCCTCAACGGCGGCGAACTCACCGACGACGTGGCCGTGGTCCTGCTCTCCCGTGCCGAAGGCTGA
- a CDS encoding C40 family peptidase, producing the protein MGSVRRRRGASSLVLLCAMAVLTAPGLATGTAYAAPAVPGAPAAPATPGAPATPAAPLPGPGGKSLEQVRKDIEELYRQAGTATDAFNLAEVETKAQSDKIVEIANLIVAGKERIATLKSRAGAAARAQYRAGGLPPGARLALSDDPNQFLDGADRLRQGEKAASDLLTELDRTQTDLQRYAEEASERWQKLEANRVKQEESKKQIEEKIKAAEELESKLEAEEKARLIQLEQEAQYRAQTAWLSTGAMKDVNGKATDAGKQAVQFATAQMGKPYKWGAVGPDSFDCSGLTSQAWRAAGRGIPRTSQEQLRLLPKIALKDMRPGDLIIYFDDASHVGMYVGDGAMVHAPRPGRNVTMAGVGSMPIKAVVRPDA; encoded by the coding sequence ATGGGGTCGGTAAGGCGACGACGAGGCGCAAGCTCTCTCGTGCTGCTGTGCGCGATGGCAGTGCTGACGGCGCCGGGACTCGCGACGGGCACGGCGTACGCGGCTCCGGCGGTGCCGGGCGCGCCCGCCGCTCCCGCCACGCCGGGAGCTCCGGCCACTCCGGCCGCTCCCCTGCCCGGGCCTGGCGGCAAGTCCCTGGAGCAGGTCCGCAAGGACATCGAGGAGCTCTACCGGCAGGCGGGCACCGCGACGGACGCCTTCAACCTCGCCGAGGTCGAGACCAAGGCCCAGTCGGACAAGATCGTCGAGATCGCCAACCTGATCGTCGCCGGCAAGGAGCGCATCGCCACGCTGAAGAGCCGCGCGGGCGCCGCGGCCCGCGCGCAGTACCGCGCGGGCGGCCTGCCGCCGGGCGCACGCCTGGCGTTGAGCGACGACCCGAACCAGTTCCTCGACGGGGCCGACCGGTTGCGCCAGGGCGAGAAGGCCGCCTCGGACCTCCTGACCGAACTGGACCGCACCCAGACGGACTTGCAGCGCTACGCGGAGGAGGCGAGCGAGCGCTGGCAGAAGCTGGAGGCCAACCGGGTCAAGCAGGAGGAGTCCAAGAAGCAGATCGAGGAGAAGATCAAGGCCGCGGAGGAACTGGAGAGCAAGCTGGAGGCCGAGGAGAAGGCCCGGCTGATCCAGCTGGAGCAGGAAGCCCAGTACCGCGCACAGACGGCGTGGCTGTCCACGGGCGCGATGAAGGACGTCAACGGCAAGGCGACGGACGCCGGCAAGCAGGCCGTCCAGTTCGCCACGGCCCAGATGGGGAAGCCGTACAAGTGGGGGGCCGTGGGCCCCGACTCCTTCGACTGCTCCGGACTGACCTCCCAGGCCTGGCGCGCGGCGGGCCGGGGCATCCCGCGCACCTCGCAGGAGCAGCTGCGCCTGCTGCCGAAGATCGCGCTCAAGGACATGCGTCCGGGCGATCTGATCATCTACTTCGACGACGCGAGCCACGTCGGCATGTACGTGGGCGACGGCGCGATGGTCCACGCCCCGCGCCCCGGCCGCAACGTGACGATGGCGGGCGTGGGCTCCATGCCGATCAAGGCGGTAGTCCGCCCGGACGCCTGA
- a CDS encoding class I SAM-dependent methyltransferase, translated as MASRSTPSPSPSRASGRPVGSVTRGTTNPNRLRRMDRWIAATHGAALRRAGDPVAVDLGYGAAPWTAVELLARLRDAAPRVRVVGIEIEPARVAGAKPYEREGLSFRHGGFEVPLEGGERAMLIRAANVLRQYDEEQVAEVWARLCARLAPGGLLVEGTCDEIGRRHVWVALGPEGPRTVTFATRLGSLERPSDLAERLPKALIHRNVPGQPVHAFLRDFDRAWAAAAPYASYGARQRWIRTARALSADWPLADGPVRWRQGELTLRWEALRPVG; from the coding sequence ATGGCCTCCCGCAGTACCCCTTCGCCGTCACCCAGCCGCGCCTCCGGCCGTCCTGTGGGCTCGGTGACGCGCGGGACGACGAACCCGAACCGGTTGCGCCGGATGGACCGCTGGATCGCGGCCACCCACGGGGCCGCGTTGCGGCGTGCGGGGGATCCGGTGGCGGTGGACCTCGGCTACGGGGCCGCGCCCTGGACCGCGGTCGAGCTGCTGGCGCGGCTGCGGGACGCGGCGCCGCGGGTGCGTGTGGTCGGCATCGAGATCGAGCCGGCGCGGGTGGCGGGGGCGAAACCGTACGAGCGCGAGGGGCTCAGCTTCCGGCACGGCGGCTTCGAGGTGCCGCTGGAGGGCGGGGAGCGGGCGATGCTGATCCGCGCCGCGAACGTGCTGCGCCAGTACGACGAGGAGCAGGTCGCGGAGGTCTGGGCGCGGCTGTGCGCGCGGCTGGCCCCGGGCGGGCTGCTGGTGGAGGGGACCTGCGACGAGATCGGGCGGCGGCACGTGTGGGTGGCGCTGGGGCCGGAGGGCCCGCGCACGGTGACGTTCGCGACGCGGCTGGGCTCGCTGGAGCGTCCCTCCGACCTGGCGGAGCGGCTGCCGAAGGCGCTGATCCACCGGAACGTGCCGGGGCAGCCGGTGCACGCGTTCCTGCGCGACTTCGACCGGGCCTGGGCGGCGGCTGCTCCGTACGCCTCGTACGGGGCGCGGCAGCGCTGGATCCGGACTGCGCGGGCGCTGTCCGCCGACTGGCCCCTGGCGGACGGGCCGGTGCGGTGGCGGCAGGGGGAACTGACGCTGCGCTGGGAGGCGTTGCGCCCGGTGGGGTGA
- the mshA gene encoding D-inositol-3-phosphate glycosyltransferase, with translation MSQYVSRLGGSLTGRLAAARAATRHEPPRLRLPAVGHHRKPRRVAMLSVHTSPLHQPGTGDAGGMNVYIVELARRLAAINIEVEVFTRATTGGLPPVVELAPGVLVRHVDAGPYEGLAKEELPAQLCAFTHGVMQAWAGHRPGYYDLVHSHYWLSGHVGWLAAQRWGVPLVHAMHTMAKVKNAALAEGDTPEPAARVIGETQIVSAADRLIANTAEEADELVRYYEADPSKVAVVHPGVNLERFTVGDGRAAARARLGLPQDAVIPLFAGRIQPLKAPDILLRAVAVLVDRDPSLRRRLFVPVVGGPSGSGLAKPEGLQKLAAKLGIADLVHFHPPVAQDGLADWFRAASVLVMPSYSESFGLVAIEAQAAGTPVLAAEVGGLPVAVNDGVTGILVPGHDPADYARQLRRFVDEPGLADRMGAEAARHAQFFGWDTAASGTADVYTAAMHDHRRRVRSHHG, from the coding sequence TTGAGCCAGTACGTGTCCCGCCTCGGCGGCAGTCTCACCGGGCGCCTCGCGGCCGCCCGCGCCGCCACCCGCCACGAGCCGCCCCGGCTGCGCCTGCCGGCCGTCGGCCACCACCGCAAACCGCGCCGCGTGGCCATGCTCAGCGTGCACACCTCACCGCTGCACCAGCCCGGGACCGGCGACGCCGGCGGGATGAACGTCTACATCGTGGAGCTGGCCAGGCGGCTCGCCGCGATCAACATCGAGGTCGAGGTCTTCACCCGGGCCACCACGGGCGGGCTGCCGCCCGTGGTCGAGCTGGCTCCCGGCGTCCTCGTACGGCACGTGGACGCCGGCCCCTACGAGGGCCTCGCCAAGGAGGAGCTCCCGGCCCAGCTGTGCGCCTTCACCCACGGCGTGATGCAGGCCTGGGCCGGCCACCGCCCCGGCTACTACGACCTCGTCCACTCCCACTACTGGCTCTCCGGGCACGTGGGCTGGCTCGCCGCCCAGCGCTGGGGCGTGCCCCTCGTGCACGCCATGCACACCATGGCCAAGGTCAAGAACGCGGCGCTGGCCGAGGGCGACACCCCCGAGCCCGCCGCCCGCGTCATAGGCGAGACGCAGATCGTCTCCGCCGCCGACCGGCTCATCGCCAACACCGCCGAAGAGGCCGACGAGCTCGTGCGGTACTACGAGGCCGACCCGTCCAAGGTGGCCGTGGTCCACCCCGGCGTGAACCTCGAACGCTTCACCGTCGGCGACGGCCGGGCCGCCGCCCGCGCCCGCCTCGGGCTCCCGCAGGACGCCGTCATCCCCCTCTTCGCCGGGCGGATCCAGCCGCTGAAGGCCCCCGACATCCTGCTGCGCGCCGTCGCCGTCCTGGTCGACCGGGACCCCTCGCTGCGCCGCCGCCTCTTCGTCCCCGTCGTCGGCGGCCCCAGCGGCAGCGGCCTCGCCAAGCCCGAGGGCCTGCAGAAGCTCGCCGCCAAGCTGGGCATCGCCGACCTCGTGCACTTCCACCCGCCGGTCGCCCAGGACGGCCTCGCGGACTGGTTCCGGGCGGCGTCCGTGCTGGTCATGCCCTCCTACAGCGAGTCCTTCGGGCTCGTCGCGATAGAGGCCCAGGCCGCCGGCACCCCGGTGCTGGCCGCCGAGGTCGGGGGGCTGCCCGTCGCCGTCAACGACGGCGTCACGGGGATCCTCGTACCCGGGCACGACCCGGCGGACTACGCGCGCCAGCTGCGCCGCTTCGTCGACGAACCGGGGCTCGCCGACCGGATGGGGGCCGAGGCGGCGCGGCACGCGCAGTTCTTCGGCTGGGACACCGCGGCGAGCGGCACGGCCGACGTCTACACGGCGGCGATGCACGATCATCGCCGTCGCGTACGCTCCCACCATGGCTGA
- a CDS encoding type III secretion system chaperone family protein encodes MADTAEIIESALTAAELGWESPQPGTYVVQLPGTRKLSTTCSLKIGRHSLSVNAFVIRHPDENEAGVHRWLLERNLKLYGMAYAVDRLGDIYLTARLPLSVVTPEELDRLLGTVLEAADGSFNTLLELGFASAIRREYDWRVSRGEPTFNLDAFKHLTRPQGEPAAGPGTPIG; translated from the coding sequence ATGGCTGACACCGCCGAGATCATCGAGAGCGCGCTCACCGCCGCGGAGCTGGGCTGGGAGAGCCCGCAGCCGGGGACGTACGTCGTCCAGCTCCCCGGCACCCGCAAGCTGAGCACCACCTGCTCGCTCAAGATCGGCCGGCACTCGCTGTCGGTCAACGCCTTCGTGATCCGCCACCCCGACGAGAACGAGGCGGGCGTCCACCGCTGGCTGCTGGAGCGCAACCTCAAGCTGTACGGGATGGCCTACGCGGTCGACCGGCTCGGCGACATCTACCTGACGGCCCGGCTGCCGCTGTCGGTCGTCACCCCGGAGGAGCTGGACCGACTGCTCGGCACGGTGCTGGAGGCCGCGGACGGCTCGTTCAACACGCTGCTGGAGCTGGGCTTCGCGAGCGCGATCCGGCGCGAGTACGACTGGCGGGTCTCGCGCGGCGAGCCGACCTTCAACCTCGACGCCTTCAAGCACCTGACGCGGCCGCAGGGCGAACCGGCCGCCGGGCCCGGCACTCCGATCGGCTGA
- a CDS encoding MDR family MFS transporter codes for MSAASLRRAVRESVSGLPRAFWWLWTSTLVNRLGAFVATFMTLYLTLDRGYSASFAGLVVALHGLGGVISSLVAGVMTDRLGRRPTLLAAQASTAFSVALLGFMEHPAAIAAVALLVGMTSNASRPAVAAMMADIVRPEDRVRAFALNYWAINLGFAVSATAAGLIAEYSYLAGFLGEAALTLACAVLVYVKLPESRPERGGSGGSGAASDKSGAEPEIGLGSVLRDGRFMGVVGLSFLISLIFTQGSVGLPVAMGSAGFSPGDYGLVIAVNGFLIVALQIPVTRLIEHRDPQKLLVVSALLAGYGFALTAFAGPVWAYALTVCVWTLAEIVNSPTQMGLVVRLSPVHGRGRYQGVYTMSWAVAALVAPLMAGFMIDRWGADWLWATTGVLGTVAAVGYWLLMRNLPAGDRSTQPAAAGGTTAAGDAEPKTAPPLPAEPAPAGPLPTSGPVGAS; via the coding sequence ATGTCCGCTGCCAGTCTGAGACGGGCCGTCCGGGAGAGCGTCTCGGGTCTGCCCCGGGCGTTCTGGTGGCTCTGGACGAGCACCCTGGTGAACCGCCTCGGGGCTTTCGTCGCGACCTTCATGACCTTGTACCTGACCCTGGACCGGGGCTACTCGGCCTCCTTCGCGGGACTCGTGGTCGCCCTCCACGGCCTGGGCGGCGTGATCTCCTCGCTCGTCGCGGGCGTGATGACCGACCGGCTGGGGCGGCGCCCCACGCTGTTGGCGGCCCAGGCCTCGACCGCCTTCTCGGTGGCGCTGCTCGGCTTCATGGAACACCCGGCGGCGATCGCGGCGGTGGCCCTGCTGGTCGGCATGACCTCGAACGCCTCCCGCCCGGCGGTCGCGGCGATGATGGCGGACATCGTCCGCCCCGAGGACCGCGTACGGGCCTTCGCGCTCAACTACTGGGCCATCAACCTCGGCTTCGCCGTCAGCGCGACCGCGGCCGGCCTGATCGCCGAGTACAGCTACCTGGCCGGCTTCCTGGGCGAGGCCGCCCTCACGCTGGCCTGCGCGGTGCTGGTGTACGTCAAGCTGCCCGAGTCCCGGCCGGAGCGCGGCGGGTCCGGCGGGTCCGGCGCGGCCTCGGACAAGAGCGGCGCGGAGCCGGAGATCGGGCTCGGGAGCGTGCTGCGGGACGGGCGGTTCATGGGCGTGGTCGGCCTGTCGTTCCTGATCTCGCTGATCTTCACGCAGGGGTCGGTCGGCCTGCCGGTCGCGATGGGCTCCGCCGGGTTCTCGCCCGGGGACTACGGGCTCGTGATCGCCGTGAACGGCTTCCTGATCGTCGCCCTGCAGATCCCCGTCACCCGCCTCATCGAGCACCGCGACCCGCAGAAGCTGCTGGTGGTCTCGGCGCTGCTGGCCGGCTACGGCTTCGCGCTGACGGCCTTCGCCGGACCGGTGTGGGCGTACGCGCTGACGGTGTGCGTGTGGACGCTCGCCGAGATCGTCAACTCGCCGACCCAGATGGGCCTGGTCGTACGGCTCTCGCCGGTGCACGGGCGCGGGCGCTACCAGGGCGTCTACACGATGTCCTGGGCGGTGGCCGCGCTGGTGGCGCCTCTGATGGCCGGCTTCATGATCGACCGGTGGGGGGCCGACTGGCTGTGGGCGACCACCGGCGTGCTCGGCACGGTGGCGGCGGTCGGCTACTGGCTGCTCATGCGGAACCTGCCCGCGGGGGACAGGAGTACGCAACCGGCCGCGGCCGGCGGCACGACCGCTGCCGGCGACGCCGAGCCGAAGACGGCCCCACCGCTTCCCGCCGAACCGGCTCCGGCCGGGCCGCTGCCCACCTCGGGCCCCGTCGGGGCGAGCTGA
- a CDS encoding phosphoglyceromutase, with amino-acid sequence MADAPYKLILLRHGESEWNAKNLFTGWVDVNLTEKGEKEAVRGGELLKDAGLLPDVLHTSLQKRAIRTAQLALESADRHWIPVHRSWRLNERHYGALQGKDKAQTLAEFGEEQFMLWRRSYDTPPPVLEDGTEFSQSEDPRYASIPNELRPRTECLKDVVERMLPYWYDGIVPDLLAGRTVLVAAHGNSLRGLVKHLDGISDADITGLNIPTGIPLVYELDANFKPLNPGGTYLDPAAAAAAIEAVKNQGKK; translated from the coding sequence ATGGCCGACGCACCGTACAAGCTGATCCTCCTCCGCCACGGCGAGAGCGAATGGAACGCGAAGAACCTGTTCACCGGCTGGGTGGACGTCAACCTCACCGAGAAGGGCGAGAAGGAGGCGGTCCGCGGCGGTGAGCTGCTCAAGGACGCCGGCCTGCTGCCCGACGTTCTGCACACCTCCCTCCAGAAGCGCGCCATCCGCACCGCGCAGCTCGCGCTCGAGTCCGCGGACCGCCACTGGATCCCGGTGCACCGCTCCTGGCGCCTGAACGAGCGCCACTACGGCGCGCTGCAGGGCAAGGACAAGGCGCAGACCCTCGCCGAGTTCGGCGAGGAGCAGTTCATGCTGTGGCGCCGCTCCTACGACACCCCGCCGCCGGTGCTCGAGGACGGTACGGAGTTCTCGCAGTCCGAGGACCCGCGCTACGCGTCGATCCCGAACGAGCTGCGTCCGCGCACCGAATGCCTCAAGGACGTCGTCGAGCGCATGCTGCCGTACTGGTACGACGGCATCGTCCCGGACCTGCTGGCGGGCCGCACGGTCCTGGTGGCCGCGCACGGCAACTCCCTGCGCGGTCTGGTCAAGCACCTCGACGGCATCTCGGACGCCGACATCACGGGCCTGAACATCCCGACCGGCATCCCGCTCGTCTACGAGCTGGACGCGAACTTCAAGCCCCTCAACCCGGGCGGCACCTACCTCGACCCGGCCGCGGCCGCGGCCGCCATCGAGGCCGTCAAGAACCAGGGCAAGAAGTAA
- a CDS encoding allene oxide cyclase barrel-like domain-containing protein, which produces MRPIRAARLGTATALVTLIACAPAAAAAATDSDSDHDKGKSRVITLTGRLAEQTRFPVNPGGAPAQGDRTVFRSILFDKDDKQVGETGGTCTTTRVDNGGAEQCVVTYTLPGGQLSVQGMVFGHLVPGPPPSFDNGITGGTGAFDRARGSVHADTIAPGTRRFTIDLKR; this is translated from the coding sequence ATGCGCCCCATCAGAGCCGCCCGTCTCGGCACGGCCACCGCGCTGGTCACCCTCATCGCCTGCGCCCCCGCCGCGGCCGCCGCCGCGACGGACTCCGACTCCGACCACGACAAGGGCAAGAGCCGGGTCATCACACTCACCGGCCGGCTCGCGGAGCAGACGCGCTTCCCCGTCAACCCCGGCGGGGCGCCCGCCCAGGGCGATCGGACCGTCTTCCGCTCGATCCTCTTCGACAAGGACGACAAACAGGTCGGCGAGACCGGCGGCACCTGTACCACCACCCGGGTCGACAACGGCGGGGCGGAGCAGTGCGTCGTGACCTACACCCTCCCGGGCGGCCAGCTCTCCGTGCAGGGGATGGTCTTCGGCCACCTCGTCCCGGGACCTCCCCCTTCGTTCGACAACGGGATCACCGGCGGCACCGGTGCATTCGACCGGGCCCGTGGCTCGGTCCACGCCGACACGATCGCTCCGGGCACCAGGCGCTTCACGATCGACCTCAAGCGCTGA
- a CDS encoding DUF2867 domain-containing protein — protein sequence MRLPRTAHTSRPWRIHEIAGDFRVEDVWALPTPGGPDDLARLVGQFARDTGDPVPSRVGRALFAIRWKLGALLGWDAPADGLRSRVPTLRDRLPADLRAGDRGPDLPSLPFTSVYQTHDEWAAETANKTMHGVLHIGWVQDGNGGHHGQMTVLVKPNGLLGSAYMLAIKPFRYLGVYPALIRSIGAEWRKTTPTPSTPAKPTPN from the coding sequence ATGAGACTCCCCAGAACCGCGCACACCTCCCGTCCCTGGCGGATCCACGAGATCGCCGGAGACTTCCGGGTCGAGGACGTGTGGGCGCTCCCGACCCCGGGCGGGCCGGACGACCTCGCTCGGCTGGTGGGCCAGTTCGCGAGGGACACGGGGGACCCGGTCCCCTCCCGCGTGGGGCGCGCGCTCTTCGCGATCCGGTGGAAGCTGGGCGCGCTGCTCGGCTGGGACGCGCCGGCCGACGGCCTCCGCTCCCGGGTCCCGACGCTCCGCGACCGGCTGCCGGCGGACCTCCGTGCGGGCGACCGCGGACCCGACCTCCCCTCGCTCCCGTTCACGTCCGTCTACCAGACGCACGACGAGTGGGCGGCGGAGACGGCGAACAAGACGATGCACGGGGTGCTGCACATCGGCTGGGTCCAGGACGGGAACGGCGGCCACCACGGCCAGATGACGGTGCTGGTGAAGCCCAACGGCCTCCTGGGCTCGGCCTACATGCTGGCCATCAAGCCGTTCCGCTACCTGGGCGTCTACCCGGCCCTCATCCGCTCGATCGGCGCGGAGTGGCGGAAGACCACGCCGACGCCCTCGACACCCGCGAAACCCACCCCGAACTGA